The following are from one region of the Halodesulfurarchaeum sp. HSR-GB genome:
- a CDS encoding DUF5785 family protein, whose translation MTDADGSEWPIDPDGAEGSNDLRRFDMAILSKFVPKSAFPLSTEAFLDAHGEKPVRLNYHRVERVATLFEHVDAESFETKTEFHRSVGDAIRAGGYWEFTADD comes from the coding sequence ATGACCGACGCCGACGGTTCCGAGTGGCCCATCGATCCCGACGGGGCAGAGGGCAGCAACGACCTCCGGCGGTTCGACATGGCGATTCTTTCGAAATTCGTCCCCAAATCGGCCTTCCCGCTCTCGACGGAGGCGTTTCTCGACGCCCACGGGGAGAAACCCGTCCGACTGAACTACCACCGGGTGGAGCGTGTCGCCACGCTCTTCGAACACGTCGACGCAGAGTCATTCGAGACCAAAACCGAGTTTCACCGATCCGTCGGTGATGCGATCAGGGCGGGTGGCTACTGGGAGTTCACCGCCGACGACTGA
- a CDS encoding CBS domain-containing protein: protein MTTLPVRDLLSRDYVGVSESDAVLGAVQLMREAGETAAVVLRGQDAAGVLTAATVLDRLLDGDDLERTPVADAMNPHPETVTPETTVAEATRRLVGTGTTHLLVTDGTEVVGVLDARDLAAAKRTEQAATTETTTGPGGTEESAVQDGYANQSICEGCGSFSQDLVNVDGQLLCPDCRTV, encoded by the coding sequence ATGACCACACTCCCCGTCAGGGACCTTCTCTCACGGGATTACGTCGGGGTGAGCGAATCCGATGCCGTGCTCGGCGCGGTACAGCTAATGCGGGAGGCCGGCGAGACGGCTGCGGTGGTTCTCCGCGGACAGGACGCGGCGGGAGTCCTCACCGCAGCGACCGTCCTCGACCGGTTGCTCGACGGCGACGATCTGGAGCGGACGCCAGTCGCCGATGCCATGAATCCGCATCCGGAGACGGTGACCCCAGAGACGACGGTTGCGGAGGCGACCCGACGGCTCGTCGGTACGGGGACGACCCACCTGCTTGTCACCGACGGGACCGAAGTGGTGGGGGTGCTCGATGCAAGGGACCTCGCTGCAGCGAAACGGACCGAACAGGCGGCGACGACTGAAACGACGACCGGGCCCGGTGGCACCGAAGAGTCGGCGGTTCAGGACGGGTATGCCAACCAGAGCATCTGTGAGGGATGCGGTTCGTTCTCACAGGACCTGGTAAATGTGGACGGACAGCTTCTCTGTCCGGATTGCCGTACGGTCTGA
- a CDS encoding phosphoglycerate kinase, producing the protein MAIRTLDDLALDGTSVGVRVDINSPLGDDGHLADDARLRAHVDTLSELLERGGKVTVLAHQGRPGGSEFEPLEAHATRFDELLDAPVMYTDATSSAGAREAIDNLDNGQALVLENTRFYSEEYMEFEPARAAQTHLVDRLAPHFDAFVNDAFAAAHRSQPSLVGFSHRLDAYAGRVMEREIDVLGNIDQTPTPRAYVVGGAKVPDSIRIIRHGIEAGLADTILTSGLVANVFLMADGIDLGEEAADYIMEKDFWDQIDRAAELLAEHGDQIELPVDVAVKTEGKRQEIPVEELPTTEHGDVMDIGSETVDRYAECLESTGTAILNGPAGVFEDPAFQRGTKGLFQTVADTEYSVVGGGDTARAIRKFGIDGFDHVSTGGGAALAMLTGQSLPAIEVLDT; encoded by the coding sequence ATGGCGATACGGACCCTCGATGACCTGGCTCTCGACGGGACCTCGGTCGGCGTTCGGGTCGATATCAATAGCCCGCTCGGGGACGACGGACACCTCGCGGACGACGCCCGGCTCAGGGCCCACGTCGATACGCTCTCCGAACTCCTCGAACGCGGCGGGAAGGTGACCGTTCTGGCCCACCAGGGGCGGCCTGGCGGTTCGGAGTTCGAGCCACTCGAAGCCCACGCGACTCGCTTCGACGAACTGCTCGACGCCCCGGTAATGTACACCGACGCGACGAGTTCCGCCGGCGCTCGCGAGGCGATCGACAACCTGGACAATGGACAGGCGCTGGTCCTCGAAAACACGCGGTTCTACAGCGAGGAGTACATGGAGTTCGAGCCGGCTCGGGCGGCCCAGACACACCTGGTCGATCGGCTCGCGCCGCACTTCGACGCGTTCGTCAACGACGCGTTTGCCGCGGCCCACCGCTCCCAGCCCTCCCTCGTGGGGTTTTCCCACCGACTGGACGCCTATGCCGGGCGGGTCATGGAACGGGAAATCGACGTCCTCGGAAACATCGATCAGACCCCGACCCCACGAGCCTACGTGGTCGGTGGCGCGAAAGTCCCCGACTCGATTCGAATCATCAGACACGGTATCGAGGCCGGACTGGCCGATACGATCCTGACCTCGGGGCTCGTCGCGAACGTCTTTCTCATGGCCGACGGCATCGACCTGGGGGAGGAGGCCGCCGATTACATCATGGAGAAGGACTTCTGGGACCAGATCGACCGCGCAGCCGAGTTGCTCGCAGAGCACGGCGACCAGATCGAGTTGCCGGTCGACGTCGCGGTCAAGACGGAGGGAAAGCGCCAGGAGATCCCAGTCGAGGAGCTTCCGACGACGGAGCACGGCGACGTCATGGACATCGGGAGCGAGACGGTTGATCGGTACGCCGAGTGCCTGGAGTCGACGGGAACCGCAATTCTCAACGGCCCGGCCGGGGTCTTCGAGGATCCGGCCTTCCAGCGGGGGACAAAAGGGCTGTTCCAGACCGTCGCCGACACTGAGTACAGCGTCGTCGGTGGGGGCGATACGGCCCGGGCGATCCGGAAGTTCGGGATCGACGGGTTCGACCACGTGAGCACGGGCGGCGGGGCGGCCCTCGCAATGCTCACGGGCCAATCCTTGCCGGCCATCGAAGTCCTCGACACCTGA
- a CDS encoding GNAT family N-acetyltransferase, whose translation MSVSITPAESDDLDAVLECWVDLVQGQRAYGSHIEGEANREAARDLLGQYIAGEMLAVAHRAVDDAEEIIGFVMFYRDQGLFEESVHRGVIENVYVVPSARGDGVGSALMDYAETELADRGVEVVGLSAMAENRTAQEWYRSRGYEEHRVVMEQRLDDH comes from the coding sequence ATGTCGGTCTCGATTACGCCGGCCGAGTCGGATGATCTCGACGCCGTCCTGGAGTGCTGGGTCGATCTCGTTCAGGGTCAGCGAGCCTACGGCTCACACATCGAGGGCGAAGCAAACCGGGAGGCAGCGCGGGACCTCCTCGGGCAGTACATCGCGGGGGAGATGCTGGCCGTGGCTCACAGGGCTGTCGACGACGCGGAGGAAATCATCGGGTTCGTGATGTTCTACCGCGATCAGGGCCTGTTCGAGGAGTCGGTACACCGTGGGGTCATCGAGAACGTGTACGTCGTTCCGTCGGCCCGCGGAGACGGAGTTGGATCGGCGCTCATGGACTACGCCGAGACCGAACTCGCCGACCGGGGGGTCGAGGTGGTGGGCCTCTCCGCGATGGCCGAAAACCGGACGGCCCAGGAGTGGTACCGGAGTCGGGGCTACGAAGAACACCGAGTCGTCATGGAGCAGCGGCTCGACGATCACTGA
- the aroC gene encoding chorismate synthase encodes MNGNRFGRLFQISTYGESHGPGMGVVVSGCPAGLELDRAAIQAELDRRKPGQSHISTSRDEPDSVEIQSGVQDGYTTGTPIGLTIQNKDARSGKYEPFITAPRPSHGDFTYSAKFGTRNWGGGGRSSARETVNWVAAGAIAKQILGTEDIEVRAHVSRIGDIESPPVTFEEMGEHTEETDVRCAHPETAAEMREVIEEYQRQGDSIGGAVSFEIQGVPRGLGAPRFDAVEARLGQAMMAVPATTAFEIGLGRGAGSVSGLERNDEWALEDGDPTPVENDHGGVQGGITTGEPIYGEVTLHAPTSIPSEQTTVDWETGEEKTVQVTGRHDPVLPPRAVPVIEAMAAITIVDFMLLSGRITPDRLDGRPGEYDTDYHPSRPE; translated from the coding sequence ATGAACGGCAATCGCTTCGGCCGGCTCTTCCAGATCAGTACCTACGGGGAGAGCCACGGACCGGGAATGGGCGTCGTAGTCTCCGGGTGCCCGGCGGGCCTCGAACTGGATCGAGCGGCGATTCAGGCGGAACTGGACCGGCGCAAACCCGGCCAGTCACACATCTCGACCAGTCGGGACGAACCGGACAGCGTCGAGATCCAGAGCGGGGTTCAGGACGGCTATACCACCGGCACGCCGATCGGGCTCACCATCCAGAACAAGGACGCCCGCTCGGGGAAGTACGAGCCGTTCATCACGGCGCCGCGACCGAGTCACGGCGATTTCACCTACTCGGCGAAGTTCGGCACCCGGAACTGGGGCGGCGGTGGGCGTTCCTCCGCACGTGAGACGGTCAACTGGGTCGCCGCCGGAGCGATCGCCAAGCAGATACTCGGGACCGAGGACATCGAGGTCCGGGCCCACGTCAGCCGGATCGGCGACATCGAGTCCCCACCGGTCACCTTCGAGGAGATGGGCGAGCACACCGAGGAGACCGACGTTCGCTGTGCGCACCCCGAGACGGCCGCGGAAATGCGGGAGGTAATCGAGGAGTACCAGCGGCAGGGTGATTCGATCGGCGGCGCAGTCAGTTTCGAGATCCAGGGCGTTCCCCGAGGGCTCGGCGCGCCACGTTTCGACGCCGTCGAGGCGCGACTGGGGCAGGCGATGATGGCCGTCCCGGCGACGACCGCCTTCGAGATCGGGTTGGGACGGGGGGCCGGATCGGTCTCCGGGCTGGAGCGCAACGACGAGTGGGCCCTTGAGGATGGGGACCCCACTCCGGTCGAAAACGACCACGGGGGCGTGCAAGGCGGGATCACCACCGGCGAGCCGATTTACGGCGAGGTGACCCTCCACGCGCCGACCTCGATTCCGAGCGAACAGACGACCGTCGATTGGGAGACCGGCGAGGAGAAGACGGTTCAGGTAACCGGCCGCCACGATCCCGTGTTACCCCCGCGTGCCGTGCCCGTCATCGAGGCGATGGCCGCGATCACGATCGTGGACTTCATGCTGCTTTCCGGTCGGATCACCCCGGATCGCCTCGACGGTCGTCCTGGCGAGTACGACACTGACTACCATCCGAGTCGCCCGGAGTGA
- a CDS encoding DoxX family membrane protein, which translates to MTQTIQANLPGGDLSLDLNGTWTAYWLFILRVVTGWWMFHAGLTKVWETYVLGSPFDAAWFIQFASQGTILEGVLALFNNSAGIALTNFMIPWGELLIGLGILLGAFTRLAAFFGGFLMFFFYFVNAGWSHGLFNSDLMALVLFVTIGIMGAGRIWGVDQYLEQMDWAQNSIARAILG; encoded by the coding sequence ATGACCCAAACAATACAGGCCAACTTGCCAGGGGGCGATCTGTCCCTGGATCTGAACGGCACGTGGACGGCGTACTGGCTTTTCATTCTCAGAGTCGTGACCGGGTGGTGGATGTTCCACGCCGGGTTGACCAAGGTCTGGGAGACCTACGTCCTGGGCTCGCCGTTCGACGCAGCCTGGTTCATTCAGTTTGCCTCCCAGGGAACTATCCTCGAAGGTGTGCTCGCGCTGTTCAACAACTCGGCCGGCATCGCTCTCACGAACTTCATGATTCCGTGGGGTGAGCTGTTGATCGGGCTGGGCATCCTGCTGGGCGCGTTCACCAGGCTCGCCGCCTTCTTCGGTGGCTTTCTAATGTTTTTCTTCTACTTCGTGAACGCCGGCTGGAGCCACGGGTTGTTCAACAGCGACCTGATGGCCCTGGTGCTTTTCGTCACCATCGGGATCATGGGTGCCGGCCGGATCTGGGGTGTCGATCAGTACCTCGAGCAGATGGACTGGGCGCAGAATTCGATTGCCCGCGCGATACTGGGCTAG